Proteins from one Sphingopyxis terrae subsp. terrae NBRC 15098 genomic window:
- a CDS encoding glycosyltransferase family 4 protein yields MTEVGAIEEREHPVRILHLHSSFSLGGKEARSVRLMNLMGDRAQHTILSAVPDALGARDAIDPAIDVSFPTDAPRLAGRPSLARFRDLATYIYRFDLALSYNWGAMDGVMAHRLYWHRWWYRMPPSLIHHEDGFNEDESVRRNWKRNLYRRYALRTAAGVVVPSTLLAGIAADEWKLPPDRIHLIRNGIDVAAYAAAPSVPIPDFVRRPGEVVIGTVAGLRKVKDLPRLVRAVAALPPHVRLVIVGEGPEHAAIAAEAAACGMTDRLVLAGFMPEPARWIGHFDLLALSSRSEQAPIAVIEAMAAGLPVVSPAVGDVAAMAGEANRPFIAADEAGFRAALARLTSDAALRGAIGAENRRVAAERFAESGMVAGYQSLYARALEGYDVFTGRFLGSDPAFD; encoded by the coding sequence GTGACCGAAGTCGGCGCGATCGAGGAGCGGGAGCATCCCGTCCGCATCCTTCACCTTCATTCGAGCTTTTCGCTCGGCGGCAAGGAGGCGCGGTCGGTTCGCCTGATGAACCTGATGGGCGACCGGGCGCAGCACACGATCCTGTCGGCGGTCCCCGATGCGCTCGGCGCGCGCGATGCGATCGATCCGGCGATCGACGTCAGCTTTCCAACCGATGCGCCGCGGCTGGCCGGGCGGCCGTCGCTGGCGCGTTTCCGCGATCTGGCAACCTATATCTACCGCTTCGACCTGGCGCTCAGCTATAATTGGGGCGCGATGGACGGGGTGATGGCGCACCGGCTCTACTGGCATCGCTGGTGGTATCGGATGCCGCCATCCCTGATTCATCACGAGGATGGGTTCAACGAGGACGAAAGCGTCCGGCGCAACTGGAAGCGCAACCTCTATCGCCGCTATGCGCTGCGTACCGCTGCGGGCGTCGTCGTTCCCTCGACACTGCTCGCCGGGATCGCGGCGGACGAGTGGAAACTGCCGCCCGATCGCATCCATCTGATCCGCAACGGGATCGACGTCGCCGCCTATGCCGCCGCGCCGTCGGTGCCGATCCCGGACTTCGTCCGCCGGCCGGGCGAGGTGGTGATCGGGACGGTAGCGGGGCTACGCAAGGTCAAGGATCTGCCGCGCCTCGTGCGCGCGGTCGCGGCGCTGCCGCCGCATGTACGGCTGGTAATCGTGGGGGAGGGGCCAGAACACGCGGCGATCGCCGCCGAGGCGGCGGCGTGCGGCATGACCGACCGGCTGGTGCTTGCAGGGTTCATGCCCGAACCGGCGCGCTGGATCGGCCATTTCGACCTGCTCGCGCTCTCGTCGCGGAGCGAACAGGCGCCGATTGCGGTGATCGAGGCGATGGCGGCGGGGCTGCCCGTTGTCAGCCCGGCGGTCGGCGACGTGGCGGCGATGGCGGGCGAGGCGAACCGCCCGTTCATTGCGGCGGACGAGGCGGGTTTTCGCGCCGCGCTGGCGCGCCTTACGAGCGATGCCGCGCTGCGCGGAGCAATCGGCGCGGAGAATCGGCGCGTCGCTGCCGAGCGCTTCGCCGAATCCGGGATGGTCGCGGGCTATCAAAGCCTCTATGCTCGCGCGCTGGAAGGATATGACGTTTTTACGGGGCGTTTCCTGGGGTCGGACCCCGCCTTCGATTGA
- a CDS encoding alpha/beta fold hydrolase: MARQDAQREWSDHYWWSADGVRLHARIYDGPPTAAEAPPILCMPGLARNARDFEALAPHMAAQRRVIVIEFRGRGESAYAKDPMTYVPLTYVQDVVALLDELAIARFATVGTSLGGLVSMFLAASLPGRLVGAVLNDVGPELEAAGLDRIRDYIGAGGSQPTWMHAARAYAELNAAVYPDYDIHDWLRITKRTHRLTPEGRIVTDYDKQIAAPLRLAGDQEGIDLWPAYGALGAAPVLILRGALSDILAGTAAAKMRATLPHATLVEVPGIGHAPTMDEPAARAAIDAWIAALPAA, translated from the coding sequence TTGGCGCGACAGGATGCACAGCGCGAATGGAGCGATCATTATTGGTGGTCGGCCGACGGCGTTCGCCTGCACGCGCGCATCTATGACGGACCCCCGACCGCGGCGGAGGCGCCGCCGATCCTGTGCATGCCCGGCTTGGCGCGTAACGCCCGCGATTTCGAGGCGCTGGCACCGCATATGGCGGCACAGCGGCGGGTGATCGTGATCGAGTTCCGCGGGCGGGGCGAGAGCGCCTATGCCAAGGATCCGATGACCTATGTCCCGCTGACCTATGTCCAGGATGTCGTCGCGCTGCTCGACGAGTTGGCGATCGCGCGTTTCGCGACGGTCGGCACGTCGCTCGGCGGGCTGGTATCGATGTTCCTTGCCGCCAGCCTGCCGGGACGGCTCGTCGGCGCCGTGCTCAACGACGTCGGACCCGAACTCGAGGCGGCAGGGCTCGATCGCATCCGCGACTATATCGGAGCCGGCGGCAGCCAGCCGACGTGGATGCACGCGGCGCGCGCTTATGCCGAGCTCAACGCCGCGGTTTATCCGGACTATGACATTCACGACTGGCTGCGCATCACCAAGCGGACCCACCGGCTGACTCCCGAAGGACGCATCGTCACCGATTACGACAAGCAGATTGCGGCGCCGCTGCGCCTTGCCGGCGATCAGGAGGGTATCGACCTGTGGCCCGCCTATGGCGCGCTTGGCGCTGCACCGGTGCTGATCCTGCGCGGCGCGCTGTCGGACATTCTCGCTGGAACGGCTGCCGCAAAAATGCGGGCCACGCTGCCCCATGCGACGCTGGTCGAGGTTCCGGGCATCGGTCATGCGCCGACGATGGACGAGCCCGCGGCGCGCGCGGCGATCGACGCCTGGATCGCGGCGCTTCCCGCCGCGTGA